The Listeria cossartiae subsp. cossartiae genome includes a region encoding these proteins:
- a CDS encoding MBL fold metallo-hydrolase, giving the protein MKITAKHQYWQITTLPHLFPVNCYLILEKDGLTLIDTGILAHAKGIISLIHKLKLPLKRILLTHAHGDHIGGLVAVKEAFPDALVMLGSREKLLVETKEIYAFETQKPLKGSYPDALPVKIDHALKDGDMVGSLLIIDTPGHTPGSISFFDERNGHLFVGDLFQTRGGAAICGEKRLLFPFPAMGSWDLSTSIASAENVQLFDVTEIACGHGPIKSMADFDLTGVLDRANKQLASQKN; this is encoded by the coding sequence ATGAAAATTACTGCCAAACATCAATATTGGCAAATAACAACCTTACCGCATCTATTTCCAGTAAATTGTTATTTGATTTTGGAAAAAGATGGTTTAACCTTGATTGATACGGGGATTTTAGCACATGCGAAAGGGATTATTTCACTTATCCATAAATTAAAATTACCTTTAAAACGAATTCTACTAACACACGCGCATGGCGACCATATTGGTGGATTGGTTGCGGTGAAGGAGGCTTTTCCTGATGCGCTTGTGATGCTTGGAAGTAGAGAAAAGTTGCTCGTCGAAACAAAAGAGATTTATGCTTTTGAAACGCAGAAACCGTTAAAAGGTAGTTATCCAGATGCGTTACCGGTGAAAATAGATCATGCTTTAAAAGATGGCGATATGGTTGGCTCGTTGCTAATTATTGATACACCTGGACATACGCCTGGTTCGATTTCCTTTTTTGATGAGCGTAATGGGCACTTGTTTGTGGGAGATTTATTTCAAACGCGAGGTGGCGCGGCTATTTGTGGGGAAAAACGGTTGTTGTTTCCTTTTCCGGCGATGGGGTCTTGGGATCTTTCGACAAGTATTGCATCGGCGGAAAATGTGCAGCTGTTTGATGTGACGGAAATTGCTTGTGGGCATGGGCCAATTAAATCCATGGCTGATTTTGACTTAACGGGCGTGCTTGATCGGGCAAATAAACAACTTGCTAGTCAAAAAAACTAG
- a CDS encoding MerR family transcriptional regulator: protein MEQWTVKEMAACVGIRADTLRYYEKNKIIVPNRLENGYRVYNAEHLLELKFILVMKYARFSLSEIKLMMEWLRSEPSVACNTASKELLALKAAEIKQTIAHYTKIAALLEELPQIDEVQDYSTVQKDVNIFVEHIFTDIRKDGF, encoded by the coding sequence ATGGAACAATGGACTGTGAAAGAAATGGCTGCCTGTGTGGGGATTCGAGCGGATACGTTACGTTATTATGAAAAAAACAAGATAATTGTACCTAATCGGCTGGAAAACGGGTATCGTGTTTATAACGCGGAACACTTGTTGGAATTAAAGTTTATTTTGGTAATGAAATATGCTCGTTTTTCCCTTTCTGAAATAAAATTGATGATGGAATGGTTAAGGAGTGAACCTTCTGTTGCTTGTAATACGGCGTCGAAGGAGTTACTTGCGCTTAAAGCGGCGGAAATTAAACAGACGATTGCGCATTATACGAAAATCGCGGCTCTTTTAGAAGAATTGCCACAAATCGATGAGGTTCAAGATTACAGCACTGTCCAAAAAGACGTTAATATCTTTGTTGAACATATTTTCACTGACATCAGGAAGGATGGGTTTTAA
- the rimM gene encoding ribosome maturation factor RimM (Essential for efficient processing of 16S rRNA) has translation MEKMYNVGKIVNTHGLIGEIRVIATTDFPEERFQVGNTVYLFEKNSKKPEKLIIRSHRKHKNFDLLMFEGFTGIHQVERMKEGVLKIKEAQQTDLEENEFYFHEIIGCTVVTTDGEELGEITEILTPGANDVWVVKGADKKEKLIPYIADVVKEINTNDKKITIEVMEGLLD, from the coding sequence ATGGAGAAAATGTATAATGTAGGAAAAATTGTTAATACCCATGGATTAATCGGTGAAATTCGCGTTATCGCAACGACCGATTTCCCAGAAGAGCGGTTCCAAGTAGGAAATACCGTGTACTTATTCGAAAAAAATAGCAAGAAGCCGGAAAAACTAATCATTCGCTCGCACCGTAAACATAAAAACTTTGATTTACTTATGTTTGAAGGATTCACAGGAATTCATCAAGTGGAACGTATGAAAGAAGGCGTACTTAAAATCAAAGAAGCGCAACAAACTGATTTAGAAGAAAACGAATTTTACTTTCATGAAATCATTGGATGCACCGTTGTAACGACAGACGGCGAAGAACTTGGTGAAATCACCGAAATTCTAACACCAGGCGCAAATGACGTTTGGGTCGTAAAAGGCGCAGACAAAAAAGAAAAACTGATTCCTTATATTGCCGATGTAGTGAAAGAAATTAATACTAACGACAAAAAAATTACCATCGAAGTAATGGAAGGGCTGCTAGATTAA
- a CDS encoding exodeoxyribonuclease III, translating into MKLISWNVNGLRAAVKKGFLEYFEEVDADIFCLQETKLQEGQIELDLPAYKDYWNYAVKKGYSGTAIFTKVEPLSVQYGLGVPEHDTEGRVITLEFEEFFMVTVYTPNSQAELKRLDYRMTFEDAILEYLKNLDKTKPVVLCGDLNVAHTEIDLKNPKTNRKNAGFSDEERAKFSAFLDAGFIDSFRYFYPDLTDAYSWWSYRMNARARNTGWRIDYFVVSERLKDKLVDAKIHADVLGSDHCPVELELNL; encoded by the coding sequence GTGAAATTAATTTCTTGGAATGTAAACGGGCTTCGGGCTGCTGTTAAAAAAGGCTTTTTGGAGTATTTTGAAGAAGTAGATGCAGATATTTTCTGCTTGCAAGAGACGAAATTGCAAGAAGGCCAAATTGAACTGGATTTGCCCGCATATAAAGATTACTGGAATTACGCAGTGAAAAAAGGTTATTCAGGTACTGCGATTTTTACAAAAGTGGAGCCGTTATCAGTTCAATATGGTTTAGGGGTTCCTGAACATGATACGGAAGGCCGTGTTATCACACTTGAATTTGAGGAATTCTTTATGGTCACGGTGTATACGCCGAATTCGCAAGCGGAGTTGAAACGATTAGATTATCGGATGACGTTTGAGGATGCGATTTTGGAATATCTAAAAAACTTGGATAAAACGAAACCGGTTGTACTTTGCGGCGACTTGAATGTTGCGCACACGGAAATCGACTTGAAAAATCCGAAAACAAATCGGAAAAATGCGGGATTCTCAGATGAGGAACGCGCGAAATTTTCTGCGTTTTTAGATGCTGGATTTATTGATAGTTTTCGTTATTTTTACCCAGATTTGACCGATGCTTATTCGTGGTGGTCTTACCGAATGAATGCGAGAGCTAGGAATACTGGTTGGCGGATTGACTATTTTGTTGTTTCGGAGCGTTTGAAAGATAAATTAGTGGATGCAAAGATTCATGCGGATGTGCTTGGTTCGGATCATTGTCCAGTTGAGTTAGAACTTAATTTATAA
- a CDS encoding HD domain-containing protein encodes MKQEEIIKAAEKWMQSHFEKETTGHGWAHIKRVWHLSKQIQAEEGGDLFAIELAALFHDYNDHKLTKNPLEATETIINWMIAEAIPPNIINKIIRIIQSVSFKNGANPIQALTIEEKIVQDADRLDAIGAIGIARTFTYGGAHNREIANHNHPEETTLQHFYDKLLLIQDQLKTKTAQELAIEKQQIMQDFIHALEKELKI; translated from the coding sequence ATGAAGCAAGAAGAAATCATTAAAGCTGCCGAAAAATGGATGCAGTCCCATTTCGAAAAGGAAACAACTGGTCATGGCTGGGCACACATTAAACGCGTATGGCATTTAAGTAAACAAATCCAAGCGGAAGAAGGTGGCGACTTATTCGCTATCGAATTAGCCGCACTATTTCACGATTACAATGACCATAAATTAACAAAAAATCCATTAGAAGCAACAGAAACAATAATTAACTGGATGATAGCAGAAGCCATACCACCAAACATAATCAATAAAATCATCCGCATCATCCAATCCGTTTCATTTAAAAACGGAGCAAATCCAATCCAAGCATTAACAATAGAAGAAAAAATAGTTCAAGATGCTGACCGTTTAGATGCAATTGGCGCAATCGGCATAGCACGAACATTCACCTATGGAGGCGCACATAATAGAGAAATAGCGAATCACAACCACCCAGAAGAAACCACGCTACAACACTTTTACGATAAATTATTACTTATTCAAGATCAGCTAAAAACAAAGACAGCCCAAGAACTAGCCATAGAAAAACAACAAATTATGCAGGATTTTATACATGCTTTAGAAAAAGAATTAAAAATATAA
- a CDS encoding DUF1697 domain-containing protein, translated as MEKYVALLRAVNVAGKNKVNMKNLKTALEQEGFQNVITYIQSGNLVLSSTIRTEAEVAAKITEVIKKTFELTIDLFVFTEQNYNQIIKNNPFPPETIGEEERWMAAFYNETIDIARKKNDQAEVIAIGRVLYIHVFSNQIHTLKLPVFLGKFKKTLTTTRNWRTTLQLQTLLNSQE; from the coding sequence ATGGAAAAATACGTCGCTTTACTAAGAGCAGTAAACGTTGCTGGGAAAAATAAAGTGAACATGAAAAACTTAAAAACAGCTTTAGAACAAGAGGGCTTTCAAAACGTAATAACCTATATCCAAAGCGGAAACCTTGTGCTAAGTTCCACTATACGAACAGAGGCAGAAGTAGCAGCCAAAATAACCGAAGTAATTAAAAAGACATTCGAGTTAACCATCGATCTATTCGTATTTACAGAACAAAATTATAACCAAATCATCAAAAACAACCCATTTCCACCAGAAACAATTGGCGAGGAAGAACGATGGATGGCCGCTTTCTATAATGAAACTATCGATATCGCGAGGAAAAAAAATGACCAAGCGGAAGTAATCGCCATCGGACGCGTCCTTTATATCCACGTTTTCTCCAATCAAATCCACACTTTAAAATTACCAGTTTTCCTTGGCAAATTTAAAAAGACCCTGACAACAACACGAAACTGGCGAACAACGCTTCAATTACAAACACTACTCAACAGCCAGGAATAG
- the trmD gene encoding tRNA (guanosine(37)-N1)-methyltransferase TrmD — protein sequence MKIDILSIFPDMFSGVTGNSIIKKAIENERVAVEVTDFREYAEGKNHIVDDYPYGGGAGMLLKAQPIFDAVQAVKEKQPETKPRVILMDPAGKRFNQKMAEEFAEEEHLIFICGHYEGYDERIREHLVTDEVSIGDYILTGGEIGAMIVMDSVIRLLPGVLGNKDSAVTDSFSTGLLEHPHYTRPADFRGMKVPDILLSGNHAWIEEWRDKESLKRTYERRPDLLKNYPLTDKQKTWLKEWSDSK from the coding sequence ATGAAAATTGATATTCTATCCATTTTCCCAGATATGTTTTCGGGAGTGACCGGGAATTCAATTATAAAAAAAGCCATCGAAAACGAGCGTGTCGCGGTTGAAGTGACAGATTTCAGGGAATATGCAGAAGGAAAGAATCATATTGTCGATGACTACCCTTATGGTGGTGGGGCAGGCATGTTGCTGAAAGCCCAGCCGATATTTGATGCTGTTCAAGCTGTCAAGGAAAAACAGCCAGAAACAAAGCCAAGAGTTATTTTAATGGACCCAGCCGGCAAACGCTTCAACCAAAAAATGGCAGAAGAATTTGCTGAAGAAGAGCACCTTATATTCATTTGCGGTCATTACGAAGGGTATGATGAACGAATTCGCGAACACCTAGTTACCGATGAAGTGTCGATTGGCGACTATATTCTAACCGGTGGCGAAATTGGTGCGATGATCGTGATGGACAGCGTTATCCGTCTTTTGCCAGGTGTGCTTGGTAATAAAGACTCCGCTGTAACCGATTCGTTCTCGACAGGTCTACTCGAACATCCGCACTACACGCGACCAGCTGATTTTCGCGGAATGAAAGTACCAGATATTTTACTCAGCGGGAATCACGCTTGGATAGAAGAATGGCGCGACAAAGAATCACTCAAAAGAACCTACGAGCGCCGCCCAGATTTACTTAAAAACTATCCCTTAACAGACAAGCAAAAGACTTGGCTCAAAGAATGGTCCGACAGTAAATAA
- the infC gene encoding translation initiation factor IF-3, which translates to MSKDMLVNDGIRAREVRLIDQDGEQLGVKSKIDALQIAEKANLDLVLVAPTAKPPVARIMDYGKFRFEQQKKDKEARKNQKVIVMKEVRLSPTIDEHDFDTKLRNARKFLEKGDKVKCSIRFKGRAITHKEIGQKVLDRFAKACEDLCTIEQRPKMDGRSMFLVLAPLHEK; encoded by the coding sequence ATTAGCAAAGACATGTTGGTAAACGATGGGATTCGTGCACGCGAAGTAAGATTGATCGACCAAGACGGTGAACAATTAGGCGTGAAGAGTAAAATCGATGCGCTTCAAATTGCTGAAAAGGCTAATCTTGATCTAGTGCTTGTTGCTCCAACAGCGAAACCGCCAGTAGCTCGTATTATGGACTACGGTAAATTCCGTTTTGAACAACAGAAGAAAGATAAAGAAGCCCGTAAGAACCAAAAAGTCATCGTAATGAAAGAAGTTCGTTTAAGTCCAACGATTGACGAACATGACTTCGATACGAAGCTACGTAATGCACGTAAATTCCTTGAAAAAGGCGATAAAGTAAAATGCTCTATCCGTTTTAAAGGCCGTGCGATTACACACAAAGAAATCGGTCAGAAGGTGCTTGACCGTTTTGCAAAAGCGTGCGAAGACCTTTGTACAATTGAGCAAAGACCAAAAATGGACGGACGTTCGATGTTCTTAGTCCTAGCACCACTTCATGAAAAGTAA
- the rplT gene encoding 50S ribosomal protein L20 produces MPRVKGGTVTRKRRKKIVKLAKGYYGSKHLLFKVANQAVMKSYQYAYRDRRQKKRDFRRLWIARINAAARMQDLSYSKLMHGLKLAGIDINRKMLADLAVNDIASFNTLADSAKKALAK; encoded by the coding sequence ATGCCACGCGTAAAAGGCGGAACAGTAACACGCAAACGTCGTAAAAAGATAGTTAAATTAGCCAAAGGGTATTATGGCTCTAAACATTTATTATTCAAAGTAGCTAACCAAGCGGTAATGAAATCTTACCAATATGCTTATAGAGATCGTCGTCAAAAGAAACGTGATTTCCGTAGATTATGGATCGCACGTATCAATGCGGCAGCTCGTATGCAAGATCTTTCTTACAGCAAATTAATGCACGGCTTAAAATTAGCTGGTATTGATATTAACCGTAAAATGCTTGCAGACTTAGCAGTTAATGATATTGCATCATTCAACACACTTGCTGATTCAGCAAAAAAAGCATTAGCTAAATAA
- the rpmI gene encoding 50S ribosomal protein L35: MPKMKTHRGSAKRFKRTGSGKLKRRHGFTSHMFANKSQKQKRKLRKSAMVSAGDFKRIRQMVAKMK; encoded by the coding sequence ATGCCAAAAATGAAAACCCACCGCGGTTCCGCTAAACGTTTCAAGAGAACAGGATCTGGAAAATTAAAACGCAGACACGGCTTCACTAGCCATATGTTCGCTAACAAATCCCAAAAACAAAAACGTAAATTGCGTAAATCAGCAATGGTATCAGCTGGCGACTTCAAACGTATTCGTCAAATGGTCGCTAAAATGAAATAA
- the rplS gene encoding 50S ribosomal protein L19 gives MNKLIDEITKSQLNPDVPNFRPGDTVRVHAKVVEGTRERIQLFEGVVIKRRGAGISETFTVRKISNSVGVERTFPVHTPRIAKLEVIRRGKVRRAKLYYLRNLRGKAARIKEIR, from the coding sequence ATGAACAAACTGATTGATGAAATCACAAAAAGTCAACTAAACCCAGATGTTCCAAATTTCCGTCCGGGTGATACTGTACGTGTACATGCGAAAGTAGTCGAAGGTACTCGCGAACGTATCCAATTATTCGAAGGCGTTGTAATCAAACGTCGCGGAGCTGGAATCAGCGAAACTTTCACTGTTCGTAAAATTTCTAACAGTGTTGGCGTGGAACGTACTTTCCCAGTACATACTCCACGTATCGCAAAATTAGAAGTTATCCGTCGTGGTAAAGTACGTCGTGCGAAACTTTACTACCTACGTAACCTACGTGGTAAAGCGGCTCGTATTAAAGAAATTCGTTAA
- a CDS encoding gamma-glutamyl-gamma-aminobutyrate hydrolase family protein, with protein sequence MKPVIGITGNRLVKGVDVFYGHRVTYTQQRYVDAIQKVGGFPIALPIDDPSVAVQAISLVDGLLLTGGQDITPQFYLEEPSQEIGAYFPPRDSYEIALVRAALDAGKPIFAICRGMQLVNVALGGSLYQDISQVETKALQHLQRVDEQLGSHTIDIEPTSELAKHHPNKKLVNSLHHQFIKKLAPSFKVTARTADGMIEAVEGDNLPSWYLGVQWHPELMFQTDPESEQLFQALVDESKKTMVK encoded by the coding sequence ATGAAGCCAGTTATTGGAATTACCGGAAATAGATTAGTAAAAGGAGTGGACGTTTTTTACGGACACCGTGTAACCTATACGCAACAGCGATATGTAGATGCGATTCAAAAAGTTGGCGGATTTCCTATCGCTTTACCAATAGATGACCCGTCTGTTGCCGTTCAAGCAATTTCTCTCGTGGATGGTTTGCTGTTAACCGGTGGACAAGACATTACGCCACAATTTTATTTAGAAGAACCATCCCAAGAAATCGGCGCTTATTTTCCACCGCGGGACAGCTATGAAATCGCCTTAGTTCGAGCAGCCCTAGACGCTGGAAAACCTATTTTCGCAATCTGCCGTGGGATGCAGCTAGTCAACGTGGCGCTAGGTGGCTCGTTGTATCAAGATATTAGCCAAGTCGAAACGAAAGCTTTACAACACTTACAGCGCGTCGATGAACAACTCGGCTCCCATACAATTGATATCGAACCAACGAGCGAACTCGCAAAACACCATCCAAATAAAAAATTAGTCAACTCGCTGCATCACCAATTTATCAAAAAATTAGCACCTAGTTTCAAAGTAACAGCACGCACTGCCGATGGAATGATTGAAGCAGTCGAAGGGGACAATTTGCCAAGTTGGTACTTAGGGGTTCAGTGGCATCCCGAATTAATGTTCCAAACAGATCCAGAAAGTGAACAATTATTCCAGGCATTAGTAGATGAATCCAAAAAAACTATGGTAAAATAA
- the pepT gene encoding peptidase T, which translates to MKEELLKRFTKYVKVDTQSNEESTVCPTTPGQMELANILVTELKEIGMQEVTVDEFGYVMATLPSNTTKEVPVIGFLAHLDTATDLTGKNVQPQVHENYDGKDIILNKDLNVVLSPKQFPELADYKGKTLITTDGTTLLGADDKAGITEIMVAMNHLINHPEIKHGKIRVAFTPDEEIGRGPERFDVEAFGAKYAYTMDGGPLGELEYESFNAAGAKITFNGNSVHPGTAKNKMVNATKMAMEFDARIPKEEAPEYTEGYEGFYHLISLNGDVEQAKSYYIIRDFDHLKFVERKTHIATIAKELEEKYGEGSVELKLNDQYYNMREKIEPVKEIVDIVSAAMRNLDIEPKISPIRGGTDGAQLSYKGLPTPNIFGGGENFHGKFEYVALESMVKATEVIIEVARLFEEKE; encoded by the coding sequence ATGAAAGAAGAACTATTAAAACGATTTACAAAATATGTAAAAGTAGATACACAGTCAAATGAAGAAAGCACCGTTTGCCCAACAACTCCAGGTCAAATGGAATTGGCGAACATTCTCGTTACAGAACTAAAAGAAATCGGCATGCAAGAAGTAACAGTCGACGAATTCGGTTATGTCATGGCAACACTTCCATCTAATACAACGAAAGAAGTCCCAGTAATCGGATTTTTAGCCCATTTAGATACAGCTACCGACCTAACAGGCAAAAACGTCCAACCACAAGTGCACGAAAACTACGATGGCAAAGATATCATTCTAAACAAAGACTTAAATGTCGTACTTTCCCCAAAACAATTTCCAGAACTAGCTGATTACAAAGGAAAAACACTAATCACAACTGACGGAACAACGCTACTTGGCGCAGACGACAAAGCGGGCATTACCGAAATTATGGTGGCAATGAACCATTTAATTAACCATCCCGAAATCAAACACGGCAAAATTCGCGTTGCATTCACACCGGATGAAGAAATTGGACGAGGACCAGAACGTTTTGACGTAGAAGCATTTGGCGCGAAATATGCTTACACAATGGACGGCGGACCACTTGGCGAGTTAGAATACGAAAGTTTCAACGCCGCTGGAGCCAAAATTACCTTTAATGGGAACAGTGTACATCCTGGAACAGCCAAAAATAAAATGGTCAACGCAACTAAAATGGCGATGGAATTCGATGCACGCATTCCAAAAGAAGAAGCACCAGAATATACGGAAGGCTACGAAGGGTTCTATCATTTAATCTCTTTAAATGGCGACGTAGAACAAGCTAAATCCTACTATATCATTCGCGACTTCGACCACTTGAAATTCGTGGAAAGAAAAACACATATCGCAACAATCGCCAAAGAACTAGAAGAAAAATATGGCGAAGGATCCGTAGAACTAAAACTCAATGATCAATACTACAACATGCGCGAAAAAATTGAACCAGTAAAAGAAATTGTGGATATCGTGAGTGCCGCAATGCGAAACTTAGATATTGAGCCAAAAATCAGCCCAATTCGCGGCGGGACAGATGGCGCTCAACTTTCGTACAAAGGACTACCAACACCAAATATTTTCGGCGGGGGAGAAAACTTCCACGGCAAATTCGAATATGTGGCATTAGAAAGTATGGTAAAAGCAACAGAAGTAATCATCGAAGTAGCACGCTTATTTGAAGAAAAAGAATAA
- a CDS encoding NAD(P)H-dependent oxidoreductase — MAKIVAIIGDPREKGTSRDMFQKYLALLEEHPTIEVKTYDVRELAFEPNLPEGYRTEQTAEMIALKQDVRSADLLLFSYPVWWFNVPAVLKGVIDHLFWRGESYSFKDKKYFFTGPWRKKRARLIYTIGGMELQHRLFARPALTALRYPLWMSGVLSVKATAIDRLDLSIRKSDDYYNNKITRAAKKDIRFLLKK, encoded by the coding sequence ATGGCTAAAATTGTGGCAATCATTGGCGATCCGCGTGAAAAAGGAACGTCTAGAGATATGTTTCAGAAATATTTAGCTTTATTAGAAGAGCATCCAACTATCGAAGTGAAGACATATGATGTGCGCGAGTTAGCGTTTGAACCTAATTTGCCTGAAGGTTATCGTACGGAGCAAACTGCTGAAATGATTGCGCTCAAACAAGACGTTCGTTCAGCTGATTTATTGTTGTTTTCTTATCCAGTTTGGTGGTTTAATGTTCCCGCTGTGCTGAAAGGTGTGATTGACCATTTGTTTTGGCGCGGTGAGAGTTATAGTTTTAAAGATAAAAAGTATTTCTTTACGGGACCTTGGCGAAAAAAACGGGCGCGGCTAATTTATACGATTGGCGGCATGGAGTTACAACATCGGCTGTTTGCTCGCCCCGCCTTGACTGCCTTGCGTTATCCGCTATGGATGAGTGGCGTTCTTTCTGTAAAAGCGACGGCGATTGATCGGCTGGACCTGTCTATTCGTAAATCGGATGACTACTATAATAATAAAATTACTCGCGCGGCTAAAAAAGATATTCGTTTCTTATTAAAAAAATGA
- a CDS encoding YlqD family protein, which translates to MEIIQKVVVKQILTEASKQELIEYYTDQKRQIEQECDQLHFEQKKMERKSKFQPERVADYFTHELDIRREKKKLIQFQMEQLEVLELGSEIREREMETIIDVQVGDKWDKSIFDKTIVVKDGIIVEIR; encoded by the coding sequence GTGGAAATCATCCAAAAAGTTGTCGTCAAACAAATTTTGACCGAAGCAAGTAAGCAAGAATTAATCGAGTACTATACCGATCAAAAACGACAAATTGAACAAGAATGCGATCAGTTACATTTCGAACAAAAGAAAATGGAACGAAAAAGCAAATTTCAACCAGAACGAGTGGCGGATTACTTTACCCATGAACTCGACATTCGCCGGGAAAAGAAAAAATTAATCCAGTTTCAAATGGAACAATTAGAAGTCCTCGAACTAGGCAGTGAAATTCGCGAACGAGAAATGGAAACAATTATCGATGTACAAGTAGGAGACAAGTGGGATAAATCCATTTTTGACAAAACAATTGTGGTCAAAGATGGAATCATAGTAGAAATACGCTAG
- a CDS encoding ABC transporter ATP-binding protein gives MFEFEHVYLKRDNKTILSDINWVVNEKENWAILGLNGSGKTTLLQLLNGYLWPSSGKLQVLGHVFGQTSLPELRKSIGWVSNALDHQLKEYELSEQIVLSGKFASIGIYAKVTIEEIDQAKKLLTDCGGAALIGKPYKILSQGERQIVLIARALMANPRLLILDEPCNGLDLFAKDRLLARIKKIAELPDSPTMLFVTHHTEEILPCFDNIILLRDGEITHHGKTEKLLNENVLRDFYQQPVELIRIKDGSIAVYPK, from the coding sequence ATGTTTGAATTTGAACATGTTTATTTAAAACGGGATAATAAAACCATTTTGTCGGATATTAATTGGGTGGTGAACGAGAAGGAAAATTGGGCGATACTTGGGCTTAATGGTTCTGGTAAAACTACTTTACTTCAACTTTTAAATGGGTATCTTTGGCCTAGCAGTGGAAAACTTCAAGTGCTTGGGCATGTTTTTGGGCAGACTTCTTTGCCAGAGTTGCGTAAATCGATTGGTTGGGTTAGTAATGCGCTTGACCATCAACTGAAAGAGTATGAGTTAAGTGAGCAAATTGTACTTAGTGGGAAATTTGCCAGTATCGGTATTTACGCGAAAGTCACAATAGAAGAAATTGATCAAGCGAAAAAGCTGCTTACTGATTGTGGTGGTGCCGCGCTTATTGGAAAGCCGTATAAAATTTTATCGCAAGGTGAGCGTCAAATTGTTTTAATTGCTCGGGCTTTAATGGCTAATCCTAGGTTGCTAATTTTGGATGAACCTTGTAATGGGCTTGATTTATTTGCGAAAGATCGTTTGCTAGCGCGAATTAAAAAAATCGCTGAGCTGCCTGATTCACCGACGATGCTTTTTGTTACGCATCATACCGAAGAAATTCTTCCTTGCTTCGATAATATCATTTTACTGCGTGACGGGGAAATAACTCATCACGGGAAAACGGAAAAACTTTTGAATGAAAATGTTCTTCGGGATTTTTATCAGCAGCCTGTGGAGTTGATTCGGATAAAAGATGGCTCTATTGCAGTGTATCCAAAGTAA
- a CDS encoding VanZ family protein: MLRFSGLVMTIALLVYIVFFLLRWLKRREKLEMIIFKTCFYVYICGVIKFTIFPLMLDAVLIEDTKLFVTGSYINLVPFNSIKEIFMTGREHAAFQIVANFILFVPLGILLPLCYPKMTWKSVFAISLLATVGIESAQLIQDLIYQAPFKFVDIDDVILNFSGGVAGFLIFILCRPLLKKLGLYD, translated from the coding sequence ATGCTTAGATTTTCTGGATTAGTCATGACAATCGCTTTACTTGTATATATCGTCTTTTTCTTACTACGATGGTTGAAAAGACGAGAAAAATTAGAAATGATTATCTTCAAAACATGCTTTTATGTATACATTTGCGGAGTTATCAAATTTACGATTTTTCCACTTATGTTAGATGCTGTTTTAATAGAGGATACTAAATTATTTGTAACAGGCTCTTATATAAATCTAGTACCATTTAATTCCATAAAAGAAATTTTTATGACGGGGAGAGAACATGCAGCTTTCCAAATAGTAGCCAATTTTATCCTATTTGTTCCGCTGGGAATACTTTTACCATTATGTTACCCAAAAATGACGTGGAAAAGTGTTTTCGCTATAAGTTTGCTCGCAACTGTCGGTATTGAATCCGCACAATTAATACAAGATCTTATATACCAAGCACCATTTAAATTTGTAGATATTGACGATGTAATCTTGAACTTTTCTGGAGGCGTAGCTGGATTCCTCATATTTATATTATGCCGACCATTGTTAAAGAAATTGGGGTTATATGATTAA